The sequence AATAATCTTCGTATGAAATTTTAGTTACCTGTTTAATGACAAAACAACAAATACTACATgcgatttttttttacattaaaatatgCTATCACGATTCTAAGAGTAATATTAGTATATTATTTACTAATGTTTCTAATAATTTATGGATGATTTGCATGTCGtaatatatgaaatttatataaCAATTAAAAGGAACGTAGTCCAGACAGAGGCTGGTTTAATTTTATGCACATGCTCCAGACCAATGTACATATCACATATGGTTACTATTACATTCGAAATTAGGTTGAGTTTCGGTTTTGCGacctaaataataaaaaaaacaaagttagaCATCAATATAGAAATAGTACTTCTGTTTGTACTTTGTATGCTGGTTTAGATATACTGATATACATAGataacaatataatattttggattATGAAAGTTAactttatatttctatatatgttTATGGGGGTTATCGACATCGTACGTTATCTTCCAGATTCGAAGTCGGTAAGCTCTGGTTCACACGGAACCGAAAATTGAAACACAACGTACATGAAAACATTATGTTATACAAAGAGGTGTCACTTTCATATTGACTTGTTTCTACCTATGACGGCCCTATTCCAAATCTGAACGTAATAAAAGTCCAATATGAATACAAACATGCATATATTTCTTATCAACCAAGAAATAGAATTCAATGTGTTAGGTCACTTGAATGATGTCTGTCCGCCAAGTTGAGTTTTAGATAGGAATTTAAGCTGTTTGTCCTTGATGTTTACGCTAGGACAAAAAAATGCTGCTATTATATAAAGAAATCAATGTAAATGTCTATTATAGTAGTGTCTGTTTGCAAATGGTATTCGTCACGAAACAAGACCAAATAACCATTTACGCACTACGGTGTACATAATTTTgcaaaattagttaaaatacTGTATCCGAAAGAGAATAGTATAATACAATCTTTAACACAACATACTCAATAACGAACTCACAATCTTAACTCTCAAGCTTCAACATTACAGCTACAGTGTTACATATAAGAAAGCCATGTTCACTTTGATTAAATTCATACATAGAACAAAGTTTTGTAACCATGTGCAGATAAACGTTAGGAATGCTGTTATATCACGAAGTTTGTTCAATGTTGTCCAAACTTTCTTCaacattttgtaaatatgataatataatatttttttagcatgaattttgataaaagaaaattttgattaaatctGGAGTATCCCGGATTTTATGGAACGATCCAAGTTAATCTTAAAGAGAGGTGAAGTCTACGAATGGACTCTAATTTTGACAATTGCCTTTAATGAAATCATGTTTTAATCGGAAAAACATTTACATGACATGACATGTTTGTTTATATGTCATGCAACTTGTACTCGTTAGACGATTAAATGTTGTTAGTTTGCCTATTCCAATGTATTATGATACTTCCTCCGTTTCATATTGTAACTagttttaggaaaaaaaatttgtttcaaaatgtaagtatttttcatatttttagataacttttataaatatagtatgactaattatattaaatatcttatttttgaTTGGTTAAGTTATATCTAACCTATTTATTAtacaatactttttaaaacataataattttcttgATCTTTGTGGTTTTAGCCAAACTATTTACATTATAAAACGGATGGAGTACATCACTGCAATCAGTCACAAATTGTAGAAAACTCTAACAATGATTTACTGACTTTCAGCGCATATAAATTGACAATTTGTGAATAATCACTATGAGTCTATGACCAGTTGCACAAGAACAAAACTAATTATAGGCTGGGATTGTGATTAAAGTCGCACAAGAACAAAACAGGGCCTGGTAGAAGAGTAACTAACGCCCTAAAAAGACTAGAAGAGTAACTAACCCAGATGTAAGCCCAGTTAAGCTAAAATAAGCCCATTATGAAGGCTTTTGATGAAACGACCACGTTTCTAATTACAGACTCGACGCTCTCCTAGCCGTCGGATGTTAGGCAACTAATGATTATCAACCGTTCGATAAAAACAAGAATCCGATGCGACCAAGAAGTTTGTTTCAGTCCTTTTATTATTCTCCGAGTCTAGACATTCTGCAATCGCAGAACTTCTTCCTTCACAGATCGGAGTTTTTGTTTTCGACGCCGACCGGAGAATCTGGTAAAAGTAAGATGTCTGCTACCcaggaagaagacaagaagcCCGGAGACCAAGGACCAGCTCACATCAATCTCAAAGTCAAGGGCCAGGTTCTGTtcactgtcttcttctcttttaaCTCTTTTGTAAATTTCTACGGTTTTGATTTTACCTCGAAATTAGGTGTCGTGGAATTAGATTCGGGTTCTTGAGATTTTTCACAGACATGTGTCTAAAGGAACCGTTTTTTAAGAAAGTTTCTTAAAACAGTATTATTACATTGATTAATGATTGATAAAGTTGTTAAGCTCTTGTGTATGAGCTCTATACAGTAGCAGGGTCTATgataattgttttgttttttattaattgtCGCCATCAAGAACTTGTTTGTACATACCAAACTTTTATATGGATGTGGATATTGTggttatatgtttataatttaactTGTAATGGTTTTAGAATCGTTGGGAGTGTTGTGTTTGTGCAAATTATATTTGGAAGGATGATGATTtgaatcattaatttttttttctttgttgattTGGTGATACTTAGGATGGAAATGAAGTCTTCTTTAGGATCAAGAGGGCGACTCAGCTGAAGAAGCTGATGACCGCTTACTGTGACCGTCAATCTGTGGATTTCAACTCTATTGCTTTCTTGTTTGATGGCCGTCGTCTCCGTGCTGAACAGACTCCAGATGAGGTTTAGATCACTCCTCTTTACCTTTCTAAAAGCTTCCCCTTTTCGCTTTTCGAGTTGTTTCATTTCCTAAAACGTAAAATCTCCATTTATTACAGCTTGACATGGAAGAAGGAGATGAGATCGATGCAATGCTCCATCAGACCGGTGGTGTTGCTATTTGCTAATGGCCTCTATATGTTATGCTTTTAGTGGTCCTTATGGTGTTCAATAAGAGGAGGGTCTGTGATACGTATTAGTTTTCAATAAGACGGTGTGATGTTATTATTGGATCATTAAATATCTTTTGGGCTTTGTTTAATGAGGCGGTAGCTTTAAACTATCAAAGCCACTTTAACCGATAATTGATAAAACTTGTTCCCCACGTTGCTTGTGTCCCAAGTTTCtcttaactttataaaaaccTAGCTTTTCGTTTTTTTTCAAGCTTATACCGTCACAAATCAATTATAATGGCTCTATCTTCTTCTTACTACTCTTCCTCTTGGTCGGACTTGCTCCCGGAGCTTATGGACGCTGTATTCCACAGCCTAAACGATGTCAAAGACATCCTTAGTTGCGCCACTGTCTGTTCTTCTTGGAGATATTCTTCCTCCGCCGTGTACAGTCGCAAGTTCGTTCCTTTACTCTTTGTTTCCCATCCCTCTTCTGCCTATGAAGATACTCGATTCTCTGATCACTTTAGGGTTTTGTCTCTGgataatttagttttttcaGGTAATGATGATCAGAGATGGATTTGTGGAAGCACAAGAGGGTATTTGTTAACTGTCATTGTTTCTTTCCAGTTCGAGGTAAGTTTGCAGAACCCATTTGCTAACACCGTTGTTTCTCTGCCACCGTTGACATCTTTTGAAGATGTTCAGCGGTTGATTCAGTTCCAAGCTGTCTCTCAGCACTCTGGAGCTCTAATCCTAATTAAAGAGTTTGTAAAGAAAGTTGCATCTTCTAAAAGTTTATTAGACTCTGACTGCGTTGTGCTCATAATATACAACACCGATGGAGGAAAGCTAGCTTTCTGCAGACGGGGAGATAAACAATGGACGGAGTTAGAGTCTGATCATATCGATGACATTGTGTTCTGTAATGGTGTCTTCTTGGCCATGGATAGAACTGGAGATATATATCAGTGTGAGCTTGACCCTAACAATCCAAAGGCTGTTCCTTTATGCACGGCCTCTCCGTTTCGGTACGACCCTTGCAAGAAGTGTTTTGCTGAGTCGGATCACGGCAAGCTGTGGGTGGTTCTACAGAAGCTAGACGTTAGCGACGAATTTGATTTCACAACGTATTTCGAGATTTACGAGTTCAGTTCAGAGATGAAAGAGTGGACTGTGGTGAGAAGCTTGAGAGGTAAAGCTTTGTTCTTGAGCCCTCAAGGTAGATGTGTATCGGTTTTAGCCGGTGAAACTGGAACTGGAGGGTTTATCAAAGACAATTCCATTTACTTCATCGATGGGAGTCTGACCGTTTTTGAATGGGAGAGCAAGCAAAGCAAGAAGCAGTCAGGCTTTTGTAATCTTATGTTTTGGGTCACACCTGAAGATGTTCTTCAAAGGTGAAAGACCGAGACATCTTAATTAGGGAACTATAGTTTTGGTATTGCATAGTAAaggttttgtatttttgtaacaaaaatagTTATTGAGTTTTCAGCATCTAATCTTTTCCATTATTCAAGTCGAAATGTAGCTTTTGTAGATTTATCATCTGAGTGACGATTCAGGAGCAAACCTATTTGCCAAGAACTAGTTCATCATTTGTTAGCCTAACAACCGTTCTTACTAACCGATCTGAGACTAAAATAATCAGAACCAAAATCTAGAAACACACAAAGCAAACAAACCAATGGATTTGAGATTTGACAAAAAACGAGAGCAAACATAGACAAGGATCACAGAAACACAAGAGGCACCAAATTCACCGACACCAACAATTTATTATTGCGTCTAGTTTACTTATGACTTCCTCACAACTTTGCCAAAATCTTAAAGTAAGGCAATTACAAATGCATCATCATAAACGAGGTGATGGTTGAAGAGGTTTACCATCTTCTTGAAATACTCAAGACATGCTGGATGAGCCTGTTGCAGGGATCGAATGACTGACAACAAGCGGCGGACGGAGAGCTTTGTGGTTAGCTTCAGCTTCTTTGCGAGCTTTGTACATCTCCTCTGTTTCAACAACAACCATCCTTTTAACCTGATGGTATCACCcccagagaaaaaaaaaaaacacatgtttAAGTTAATAGTACGCTTGAGTAatgagaaaagacaaaaaaaaaaacacaataacaGAACAGAACCTGTTGAATCATTCCTCTAATGGAAGAAGTGTTGGAGTGCAAAACAGTGCGGTGGCATCTCCGGAGTCCCATAGCCTCGAGTGTACGCCTGTGAAGCTTCCTGGTTCCAGGGAGACCTCTCACTAAGGTTATGTACAAGCTCTGGCTCCATTCAATGGGCACTTTAGCTTTGAATGCTCTAAAACCACTCATCCTTTACTTCCTTCACTCTCTCTGTAACCATGAGAAATCATCACAACACACACAAATAACAACTTAGAATCAAACTTCTACATAATCAAGCAAGCAGCTTCGATTCTAAAGCAAAGATTGAATCAAACTAGTTAAAAAGAAACTAGAGTCTCGTGTGCTAGATACTTGAATGATGGATCAGAAACATAATCAGGACTTACGACCTCATCAGATCGATTACCTCAAAAGCGATGACAAGAGTTGCAGCAAATGAGATATGATAGAGGCAATCAGGTACGAGTCGCAAACAGAGAGATAGATACCTGGAAGATATAGATGCGAGAAGTCCGGTGAAACAGCTCGTCGACGGCGAATCAGATCAGAGCAGACGTTGAGCTTCGCGTTTGGCCAAGGGTTTTAGCAGCACAGTCGTGAAACGAGTTACACAATAGCTAACTCAAGCTCCAATTTTGGGCTTTATCTAGGCCCATTAATTAACAATCTCTAATATACCGGCCCTAACCGATGAAATTAAACTATATCCTCTTTCGTATTTGTTTACTTATTTAATCTTGAAATATGATcatatttgttaaaagaaatgtcaaattttatttggtttcgtcagtgattttttttttaattgttaaacctatttttatttctattttcctACAACAAAAAGACTATACTAGATTTTGGGATTTTAGGTTTATGAATTTCAGTCTCTAAAAGTTTTGTTTTGGATATTataaaagttttgttttggATTTCCTTAAGGTTTAGtcgatttaatttattttcccaCCCCCTACACCTTATCTAAAACAATATGTAAAAAAGCAGTGAAGCTCAGTTTAATTCTAAATGTTGAGCTTGATTAGTAATATAATCTACTAATGATAGAAGTATTTCATAGTAGCTGTCTAGCTGATAATACAACAACAACACGCACAATTGGTTCTATGATTATTCTACTCATGACTCGAGAGATGTACCCAAAAGAGCACACGACTATATTATCACATACAAACATAGGTTACCATCTCCATCATACGATGATACTAATTAACAAGTGCATATATGACCTTTCATCATCATACTCCTTTAGCCGTGTTGATAGGCAAACCATCATCATCACACCTCTTGCGATAGTCTCTACCCTCTTCCCTCTTTTCAAACTCCTTTTTCACTTTCTCCTTATCCGCCCCAGAATCACTAGACACGTTGACCGCCTCCGCTGCTCCGTCATAAGCCTTCTCCGACGTCTGGCTAGCAATACCTTGTCTCTCGATCTCCTCCACCATGGAAAGAGGATCTCTTCCTTCTTCCCTTCCTGATCCACTTGCACTTCCTCTCTACATATTAGAGGAAATTCCCATAATCTAGTTACttaatttatttcataaaaaaatataggaGAATCAAAAAAATACCTTAAGGTAAAGAGAGTAAAGACATGATGATCTTATATTAGGCTTGGCGATTAATCTTCGGTTCACATAATTtctcaacatttttttttctggagAGGGTCTTTCACTTTTGAACTGTAGCTATAGACTAGATCAAACCattagaagaattttttttcagaTCACTTATGAGTTAAGAAGTCTGTCGGCTCTCTATATATACTCCTCAATTGCCAACTGCTGTGTACGATGATGGTGTCTCATCAACGGATTAATGATTATGATGCCACGTGCGTGTTACGT comes from Brassica rapa cultivar Chiifu-401-42 chromosome A02, CAAS_Brap_v3.01, whole genome shotgun sequence and encodes:
- the LOC103851898 gene encoding putative F-box protein At5g55150 isoform X2, whose translation is MMIRDGFVEAQEDVQRLIQFQAVSQHSGALILIKEFVKKVASSKSLLDSDCVVLIIYNTDGGKLAFCRRGDKQWTELESDHIDDIVFCNGVFLAMDRTGDIYQCELDPNNPKAVPLCTASPFRYDPCKKCFAESDHGKLWVVLQKLDVSDEFDFTTYFEIYEFSSEMKEWTVVRSLRGKALFLSPQGRCVSVLAGETGTGGFIKDNSIYFIDGSLTVFEWESKQSKKQSGFCNLMFWVTPEDVLQR
- the LOC103851900 gene encoding uncharacterized protein LOC103851900, with translation MLRNYVNRRLIAKPNIRSSCLYSLYLKRGSASGSGREEGRDPLSMVEEIERQGIASQTSEKAYDGAAEAVNVSSDSGADKEKVKKEFEKREEGRDYRKRCDDDGLPINTAKGV
- the LOC103851899 gene encoding 50S ribosomal protein L30 — encoded protein: MSGFRAFKAKVPIEWSQSLYITLVRGLPGTRKLHRRTLEAMGLRRCHRTVLHSNTSSIRGMIQQVKRMVVVETEEMYKARKEAEANHKALRPPLVVSHSIPATGSSSMS
- the LOC103851897 gene encoding small ubiquitin-related modifier 1; the protein is MRPRSLFQSFYYSPSLDILQSQNFFLHRSEFLFSTPTGESGKSKMSATQEEDKKPGDQGPAHINLKVKGQDGNEVFFRIKRATQLKKLMTAYCDRQSVDFNSIAFLFDGRRLRAEQTPDELDMEEGDEIDAMLHQTGGVAIC
- the LOC103851898 gene encoding putative F-box protein At5g55150 isoform X1 yields the protein MSKTSLVAPLSVLLGDILPPPCTVAIFSGNDDQRWICGSTRGYLLTVIVSFQFEVSLQNPFANTVVSLPPLTSFEDVQRLIQFQAVSQHSGALILIKEFVKKVASSKSLLDSDCVVLIIYNTDGGKLAFCRRGDKQWTELESDHIDDIVFCNGVFLAMDRTGDIYQCELDPNNPKAVPLCTASPFRYDPCKKCFAESDHGKLWVVLQKLDVSDEFDFTTYFEIYEFSSEMKEWTVVRSLRGKALFLSPQGRCVSVLAGETGTGGFIKDNSIYFIDGSLTVFEWESKQSKKQSGFCNLMFWVTPEDVLQR